A section of the Clostridium felsineum DSM 794 genome encodes:
- a CDS encoding DUF1097 domain-containing protein produces MKIKKEILILAFCIAVFPPIWAVIAPHIGVTTGAVALICAGLYVTNGNKTQDAVKISLGFLMGDFWAVIALLIMRCLPFNGDVNLFIVLFVLGGVGVVIASALSKWIFCPSLLCGWAIGLTILAPVGYGKLGTLPIQIGIAMFVGVLYVGVMVNKVQGLIEEMFEKKN; encoded by the coding sequence GTGAAAATAAAAAAAGAAATACTAATCTTAGCTTTTTGTATAGCAGTGTTTCCACCAATTTGGGCAGTTATAGCACCACATATAGGGGTTACAACAGGAGCAGTTGCACTGATTTGTGCAGGTCTATATGTAACTAATGGCAATAAAACTCAAGATGCGGTTAAAATTTCATTAGGATTTTTAATGGGAGATTTTTGGGCGGTAATAGCACTTCTTATTATGAGGTGTTTACCATTTAATGGTGATGTGAATTTATTCATAGTACTTTTTGTTTTAGGTGGTGTTGGAGTAGTTATAGCATCAGCATTGTCAAAGTGGATTTTTTGCCCATCACTTTTGTGTGGTTGGGCAATAGGACTTACAATACTAGCGCCTGTAGGATACGGAAAATTAGGAACACTTCCCATTCAAATAGGTATAGCCATGTTTGTAGGAGTTTTGTATGTGGGTGTTATGGTTAATAAGGTTCAAGGTTTAATAGAAGAGATGTTTGAAAAGAAAAATTAA
- a CDS encoding AraC family transcriptional regulator: protein MPDMYITSGMVQAILTNSYLGSGKKRGFKEVVMEAYEKKDYVTTKPNLDKSMLWSRLPDNEFYKLLYELPIYMNPVITVNSDTEIEESNILPNDSDIFVFKHFNYLNDEMHFHNYFEISYVFRGSCEFLFEKEKKTLAEGELCIIAPMSFHNIVVENTSSIIISIAIKKSTFDSAFFTLLSQEDLLSHFFRTILYEKTEPNYILFHTNNSEDIKIIIKDLIMENYRGDIYYNNCSISWANILFSNILRNHSETIQFYNYDMNTDFSIILQYIKHNYRKLSLKSLAEHFHYSEAHLSTIIKKNLGLNFVALITELKMSDAKNYLSNTNLSIEKISEYVGYNSVDHFSRTFKKHYKKSPQQYRKSK, encoded by the coding sequence ATGCCTGACATGTACATTACCTCTGGAATGGTTCAAGCTATTTTAACAAACTCTTATCTTGGCTCTGGAAAGAAAAGAGGCTTTAAAGAAGTTGTTATGGAAGCTTATGAAAAAAAAGACTATGTAACAACTAAACCTAATTTAGATAAATCAATGCTGTGGAGCCGTTTACCTGATAATGAATTCTATAAATTACTATATGAATTACCCATTTACATGAATCCAGTTATAACTGTTAATTCTGATACAGAAATAGAAGAATCTAATATACTTCCTAATGATAGTGATATTTTTGTTTTTAAACATTTCAACTATTTAAATGATGAAATGCATTTTCATAATTACTTTGAAATCTCTTATGTATTTAGAGGCAGCTGTGAATTTCTATTTGAAAAAGAGAAAAAAACACTTGCGGAGGGGGAATTGTGTATAATCGCACCAATGTCTTTTCACAATATTGTTGTTGAAAATACAAGTTCCATTATAATTAGCATTGCTATAAAAAAGAGTACCTTTGACAGCGCATTTTTTACACTTCTTTCTCAAGAGGATTTACTTTCACACTTTTTTAGAACCATACTTTATGAAAAAACAGAACCCAATTATATTTTATTTCATACCAATAATTCTGAAGACATTAAAATAATAATAAAGGATCTAATTATGGAAAATTATAGAGGAGATATATATTACAACAATTGCAGTATTAGCTGGGCAAATATACTTTTTTCCAATATTCTCAGAAATCATAGTGAAACAATTCAATTTTACAATTATGACATGAACACCGATTTTTCCATTATACTCCAATACATAAAGCACAATTATAGAAAGCTTTCCTTAAAATCTCTTGCTGAGCATTTTCATTACAGTGAGGCTCATCTAAGTACTATAATCAAAAAAAACTTAGGTTTAAATTTCGTAGCTTTAATAACAGAATTAAAAATGTCTGATGCAAAAAATTATCTTTCAAATACAAACTTATCCATAGAAAAAATCTCAGAATACGTTGGTTATAATTCTGTTGATCATTTTTCAAGAACCTTTAAAAAACATTATAAAAAATCACCTCAGCAGTATAGAAAATCAAAATAG
- a CDS encoding FAD-dependent oxidoreductase, with translation MVNIIIDGKKIRVKAGVNVLETALQNGIYIPHLCHHKDLPDIGACRLCVVEVEGKEGIFTSCKLKTEEGLNIRTKSEKINHLRKLAMELILAAHPEDCSTCPKYGRCELQTLIQYMEVSAARMRTRVKGFKKNEENPLLIHDMNRCVLCGRCVRACKDLRGVKVLQYNKKDMETYVGTIHDKLLKDSDCRFCGACAEVCPTGTIRDMLNYSPSEKRDSLIPCKATCPVHTDIPRYLRLAKKGKFDEATAVIHEKLPFPECLGRVCAHPCEGKCRRYDVNEAVAIRDIKRYAAEHSNNELWKKNSKKLSKTGKKVCVVGGGPSGLAAAFYLAKQGHEVVLKEAYEKIGGQMQYGIPAYRLPREVVDKEVAYVKEFGVKVEVNTRVNMPKELLKNFDAVLMAIGTHNGVRLPMEGNELQGVIVNTEFLRKASMNKDTGIGRSVIVLGGGNVAFDCARTAKRLGVEEVHLACLEKKEVMLADEEEITQAEEEGIFVHSGQTFEKIVGKYKVEGVTFCNVKKFSFDENRRAVIEKEEGSEHTIYADNVIFAVGQRTLISEEAGLELGRGNSIKVEIGKSAKTNVEGIYACGDAVYGTKTVIQAIASGRAAASEIDIYLGGDGDISEILASTTEETVNIGRIEGFGHLKRAKSVIIPAKIRKDNFNSLDKGISKGDICSEAARCLQCDLRFDISGPRLWSDYSINKEMEVEESDN, from the coding sequence GTGGTTAACATTATAATAGATGGAAAAAAAATCAGAGTTAAAGCTGGTGTAAACGTTTTGGAAACGGCGCTTCAAAATGGAATTTACATTCCACATTTGTGTCATCATAAAGACTTACCTGATATTGGAGCTTGTAGATTATGCGTAGTTGAAGTAGAAGGCAAAGAAGGGATTTTTACATCCTGCAAGCTTAAAACAGAGGAAGGTTTGAACATACGAACTAAAAGTGAAAAGATTAATCATTTAAGAAAGCTTGCAATGGAATTAATACTTGCAGCTCATCCAGAAGATTGCTCTACTTGTCCTAAATATGGTAGATGTGAGCTTCAGACATTAATACAGTACATGGAAGTATCAGCAGCAAGAATGAGAACAAGAGTTAAAGGCTTTAAGAAAAATGAAGAAAACCCACTTTTAATTCATGACATGAATCGCTGTGTATTATGTGGAAGATGTGTACGTGCTTGTAAGGATTTAAGAGGTGTGAAGGTTCTTCAGTACAATAAAAAAGATATGGAAACCTATGTGGGAACTATTCATGACAAGTTATTGAAGGATTCGGATTGTCGTTTTTGTGGAGCCTGTGCAGAAGTTTGTCCAACAGGAACTATTCGAGATATGTTAAATTATTCTCCAAGTGAAAAACGTGACAGCTTGATTCCATGTAAAGCAACCTGTCCAGTTCATACAGACATTCCTAGATATTTACGTTTAGCAAAGAAAGGGAAATTTGATGAAGCTACAGCAGTAATACATGAAAAGCTTCCTTTTCCAGAATGCTTAGGTCGTGTGTGTGCGCATCCTTGTGAAGGCAAATGTAGACGTTATGACGTAAATGAAGCTGTAGCTATTCGAGATATTAAAAGATATGCAGCAGAACATTCTAATAATGAATTATGGAAGAAAAACAGCAAAAAGCTTTCTAAAACAGGAAAGAAGGTTTGTGTAGTTGGAGGAGGACCATCTGGACTTGCAGCAGCTTTTTATTTAGCAAAACAAGGTCATGAAGTGGTTTTAAAAGAAGCATACGAGAAGATTGGAGGACAAATGCAGTATGGCATTCCAGCTTACCGTTTACCTCGTGAAGTTGTGGATAAAGAAGTAGCTTATGTTAAAGAATTTGGAGTTAAGGTTGAAGTAAATACTAGAGTAAATATGCCTAAAGAATTATTAAAGAATTTTGATGCAGTATTAATGGCTATAGGAACACATAATGGAGTTCGTCTTCCTATGGAAGGAAACGAGCTTCAAGGAGTCATAGTCAATACAGAATTTTTAAGGAAAGCATCTATGAATAAAGACACTGGTATAGGCAGAAGCGTTATTGTTTTAGGTGGAGGAAATGTTGCATTTGATTGTGCAAGAACGGCTAAACGTCTTGGAGTAGAAGAAGTTCATTTAGCTTGTTTAGAAAAGAAAGAGGTAATGCTGGCAGATGAAGAAGAGATTACACAGGCAGAAGAAGAAGGTATTTTTGTTCATTCAGGGCAAACTTTCGAAAAAATTGTTGGTAAATATAAGGTAGAAGGAGTTACTTTTTGTAATGTTAAGAAATTTTCTTTTGATGAAAACCGTAGGGCTGTGATCGAAAAAGAAGAAGGATCAGAACACACTATTTATGCAGATAATGTTATATTTGCAGTAGGCCAAAGAACTTTAATTAGTGAAGAGGCGGGCTTGGAGTTAGGTCGTGGAAACTCTATTAAGGTTGAAATAGGGAAAAGTGCCAAGACAAATGTTGAAGGAATATATGCCTGCGGAGATGCTGTGTATGGAACTAAAACTGTAATTCAGGCAATTGCATCAGGAAGAGCTGCTGCTAGTGAGATTGACATATATCTTGGTGGAGATGGAGATATTTCAGAAATTTTAGCATCTACAACTGAAGAAACTGTAAATATAGGAAGAATAGAAGGATTTGGACATTTAAAACGTGCTAAAAGCGTTATTATACCTGCAAAAATTAGAAAAGATAATTTTAATAGTTTAGATAAAGGAATTTCTAAAGGAGACATATGTTCTGAAGCAGCAAGATGTCTTCAGTGCGATCTTAGATTTGATATATCAGGGCCAAGACTTTGGAGCGATTATTCAATAAATAAAGAAATGGAGGTGGAAGAAAGTGATAACTAA
- a CDS encoding DAPG hydrolase family protein — protein MGSKITEEEKKLPYAKYFYMDLAEIPKEKLDIWNGGIQDSKEALQIENRNLFLEEEVPGFQVGYCVLENGAGYVANSTYMKDVTPDMLDWWFGWHSVGSDLRYKIWDKEDHYYARADKPEYVMDPRVPCREKTWGVNHSILEDIGMGPDPLKLCFKKPSDLGYDMSKIGTKGCSTMVCAVGEGKAPAVMTHKCRKVDGGIMFESRFWMGYGLKAGKIIKLIPDGEKIPEIFPKSLFGHNIKEFANLAAILPKLYEEEKDNF, from the coding sequence ATGGGAAGTAAAATTACAGAGGAAGAGAAAAAATTACCTTATGCAAAGTATTTTTATATGGATTTAGCCGAAATTCCTAAGGAAAAATTAGATATATGGAATGGTGGAATACAAGACTCTAAGGAAGCTTTACAAATAGAAAATCGCAACTTGTTTTTAGAGGAAGAGGTACCTGGGTTTCAAGTTGGGTATTGTGTTTTAGAAAATGGTGCAGGCTATGTTGCCAATTCAACTTATATGAAGGATGTTACACCAGATATGCTTGATTGGTGGTTTGGTTGGCACTCAGTTGGCAGTGATTTACGTTATAAAATTTGGGATAAAGAGGATCATTACTATGCTAGAGCAGATAAGCCTGAATATGTAATGGATCCAAGGGTGCCTTGCAGGGAGAAAACCTGGGGAGTAAATCACAGTATACTAGAGGATATAGGTATGGGACCAGATCCTTTAAAGCTTTGTTTTAAAAAACCTAGTGATTTGGGATACGATATGAGTAAAATTGGTACAAAAGGTTGCTCTACTATGGTATGTGCAGTAGGTGAAGGTAAGGCGCCAGCTGTTATGACTCACAAATGTAGAAAAGTAGATGGTGGTATTATGTTTGAGTCAAGATTTTGGATGGGATATGGACTTAAAGCTGGAAAGATTATAAAGCTAATTCCTGATGGAGAAAAAATTCCTGAAATATTCCCTAAATCATTATTTGGACATAACATTAAAGAGTTTGCAAATTTGGCAGCGATACTTCCTAAATTATATGAAGAGGAAAAGGATAACTTTTAG
- a CDS encoding FAD-dependent oxidoreductase — MITNNSKALVEAEKLEKAEVMSLIQEIYDYGIKSLKVLDIIKEKPNCKAVVGALNNADTDGMLSILAKTNPAGIIAGLSILATIAGVDEAVLVLKNNDNEEELMANAKTVGIKLKVQVNELVNVREYKDEPIFHLETLAAISDKITGIEPQIILAVNNDVPKEVKFGTKLIDLVDKTKVKAVMINHHFYGIDVLNNNITKEISYGSGVIHVIFQDECIVQKTMEYIKALRKKSCGKCTFCREGLYQLNTIFDDIVESRSKKEDIAMIEELVSAMKLSGNCSLGIMAGSPAESALSVFKTEVEAHIKKKNCPTSKCLAFTNMYVDPAKCKGCGRCLGICPKACIEGKKGYISIIDEFDCIKCGKCISECPNEAIVKVSGKLPKLPTKLIKVKGIKKVEEIVNKKEKNKKRHRVKINIPLAKNSDEASKVISEVKKPKEGTIMKKMDTDIIIVAGGPAGLAAAITAGENNLKSIIFEKSTTTGGAANMGMGPLGIDSKVQRNNFNNISVKEALDMHMKYTHYRVDGDLVQTYFNKSADTIEWLEDMGVEFAGAYRYFKESEATWHIVKPENGVIGPRAASAMAKIMTERAKELGAEILLGTPVVSLIKEDGRICGVTAEDSDGTLIEARAKAVIVATGGFGNNKEMVKKEFGLTMGQDFFPFMVPGITGDGLRMMWEAGAVKYGANIEAIYQLPDNLSWFLLDAVLRQPNLLINQLGDRFMNEGEMGNTTFTGNALALQPGNYAYCIMDEGVLKHYKKNGPDIFDIVHPADAFLSFSEQAAKAVEQGYEAYFEAETIEELAEKLGIAAEKLEETIEEYNEMCETGVDTKFHKKQEYLHLITGKGKYLVGKFYLGAYGTIGGVRINKYCEVLDEAFNPIEGLYSAGTDANTIYGDSYNFTLPGNSMGFAINSGRMASESAVEFIKEEER, encoded by the coding sequence GTGATAACTAATAATAGCAAAGCACTTGTAGAGGCAGAAAAGCTTGAAAAGGCAGAAGTTATGTCTTTAATTCAAGAAATTTATGATTATGGAATTAAGTCCTTAAAGGTTTTAGATATTATAAAAGAAAAGCCTAATTGTAAAGCTGTAGTTGGAGCACTTAATAATGCAGATACTGATGGAATGCTAAGTATTTTAGCCAAAACTAATCCAGCTGGCATTATAGCAGGTCTTTCTATTCTGGCTACAATAGCTGGGGTAGATGAAGCAGTACTTGTATTAAAAAATAATGATAATGAAGAAGAACTTATGGCAAATGCTAAAACTGTAGGAATTAAGCTTAAAGTACAAGTAAATGAGTTAGTGAATGTGAGAGAATACAAAGATGAGCCTATTTTTCATTTAGAAACTTTAGCTGCCATCTCCGACAAAATAACAGGTATAGAGCCACAAATAATTTTAGCTGTGAATAATGATGTTCCTAAGGAAGTTAAATTTGGTACAAAATTAATAGATTTAGTAGATAAAACAAAGGTTAAAGCAGTCATGATTAATCATCATTTTTATGGAATTGATGTATTAAATAACAATATTACAAAAGAAATTTCCTATGGAAGTGGTGTTATTCATGTTATTTTTCAGGATGAATGTATTGTTCAAAAAACAATGGAGTATATTAAAGCATTAAGAAAGAAAAGCTGTGGAAAATGCACTTTCTGCCGTGAAGGACTATATCAATTAAATACTATATTTGATGACATAGTAGAGAGTAGGTCAAAAAAAGAAGACATTGCAATGATAGAAGAATTAGTTTCGGCAATGAAGCTTTCAGGAAATTGCAGTCTAGGGATAATGGCGGGAAGTCCTGCAGAAAGCGCTTTATCCGTTTTTAAAACAGAAGTGGAAGCGCACATAAAGAAAAAAAACTGTCCTACTAGCAAGTGTTTAGCATTTACTAATATGTATGTAGATCCTGCAAAATGTAAAGGTTGTGGAAGATGTTTGGGAATATGCCCTAAAGCTTGCATTGAAGGTAAAAAAGGATATATTTCTATTATTGATGAATTTGATTGCATAAAATGTGGTAAATGTATAAGTGAATGTCCAAATGAAGCTATAGTTAAAGTGAGCGGGAAATTACCTAAATTACCTACAAAGCTAATAAAAGTAAAAGGAATCAAAAAGGTAGAAGAAATCGTAAATAAGAAGGAAAAAAATAAAAAAAGGCATAGAGTTAAGATAAATATTCCACTTGCAAAAAATAGTGATGAAGCTAGTAAAGTAATATCAGAGGTTAAGAAACCTAAGGAGGGAACTATTATGAAAAAAATGGACACAGATATAATAATTGTAGCAGGAGGACCAGCAGGACTTGCAGCAGCTATAACAGCAGGAGAAAACAATTTAAAATCTATTATTTTTGAAAAATCAACTACAACAGGTGGAGCCGCTAATATGGGAATGGGACCACTTGGAATAGATAGTAAAGTACAAAGAAATAATTTTAATAATATTAGCGTAAAAGAAGCTCTTGATATGCATATGAAATATACTCATTATCGTGTAGATGGAGATTTAGTTCAAACATATTTTAATAAAAGTGCTGATACCATTGAGTGGTTAGAAGATATGGGAGTTGAATTTGCTGGAGCATATCGTTATTTTAAGGAATCAGAAGCAACTTGGCATATAGTTAAGCCTGAAAATGGTGTTATTGGACCTCGTGCTGCAAGTGCAATGGCTAAAATAATGACAGAAAGAGCAAAAGAACTTGGAGCAGAAATATTGTTAGGTACACCAGTTGTATCTTTAATAAAGGAAGATGGAAGGATATGTGGTGTTACAGCGGAAGATAGTGACGGAACCCTTATAGAGGCCAGAGCAAAAGCCGTTATTGTAGCAACTGGAGGCTTCGGAAATAACAAAGAAATGGTAAAAAAAGAATTTGGTTTAACTATGGGACAAGACTTTTTTCCATTCATGGTTCCAGGAATCACAGGAGATGGTTTAAGAATGATGTGGGAAGCAGGAGCTGTAAAATATGGGGCTAATATTGAAGCAATTTATCAGCTGCCAGATAATTTGAGTTGGTTTTTATTAGATGCAGTACTTCGTCAACCTAATCTTTTAATAAATCAGCTTGGAGATAGATTTATGAATGAAGGAGAAATGGGAAATACAACATTTACGGGAAATGCTCTTGCACTTCAACCAGGAAATTATGCTTATTGTATTATGGATGAAGGAGTTTTGAAGCATTATAAAAAAAATGGACCAGATATATTTGATATTGTTCATCCAGCCGATGCATTTCTTTCATTTAGTGAACAAGCAGCTAAAGCAGTAGAACAGGGATATGAAGCCTATTTTGAAGCAGAAACAATAGAAGAACTGGCAGAAAAGCTTGGGATAGCTGCAGAAAAGCTTGAAGAGACTATTGAAGAATATAACGAGATGTGTGAAACAGGAGTAGATACTAAGTTCCATAAAAAGCAAGAATACTTACATCTTATAACAGGAAAAGGAAAATACTTAGTTGGAAAGTTTTATCTTGGTGCTTATGGAACAATAGGAGGAGTACGTATTAATAAATATTGCGAAGTATTAGACGAGGCATTTAATCCAATAGAAGGACTTTACAGTGCTGGTACTGATGCTAATACAATTTATGGAGACAGCTATAATTTCACCTTACCAGGTAACAGTATGGGATTTGCTATTAATTCAGGACGTATGGCTAGTGAAAGTGCAGTAGAATTTATAAAAGAAGAGGAGAGATAA
- a CDS encoding PucR family transcriptional regulator — protein sequence MEINAYDKRLNEIKDILYNSLLRNDGIDAILKLTYKYLNNSITICNSSYSVIATYPKHSSTELITNKDGTLYLPLDNLKTMQEEKLTDKIFHAKNSFFFKSKYLDYHMVFCPIRINNSVVGYICVRNTVRNLFDLDLKIVDVLSGILSLEMQKCNFYYGTCEAQFEYLLIDLIEKPIDNAEYSKELFNQLGRPLYSNLWFLIISSTNKDVLNSSKINYLKNQLQIIFPTDLIAYYNQHLTILISKNSNNPFSELEEYKFKNFLKFNCFTVSLSYCFTNISQLREYYLQAYKLLSSSSIIKAAKKEDRTIIYYENKVTDALLSYCTDKKFLFASIHPDILFLIEHDKKSKSELFLTLSTYLKQNRNAMKASKELHIHKSTFFYRLNKIEELLNLSLDNYERLYNYELSLHIIDYLNM from the coding sequence ATGGAAATAAATGCTTATGATAAAAGACTCAATGAAATAAAAGACATTCTTTATAACTCCCTTTTAAGAAATGATGGCATAGATGCGATATTAAAATTAACTTATAAATATTTAAATAATTCTATTACTATTTGTAACTCTAGTTATTCTGTAATAGCAACCTATCCTAAACATAGCTCAACAGAGTTAATAACTAATAAAGATGGAACACTTTATTTACCCTTAGATAACTTAAAGACCATGCAGGAAGAAAAGCTTACGGATAAAATTTTTCATGCAAAAAATTCATTTTTCTTCAAATCTAAATACCTTGATTACCATATGGTATTTTGTCCAATAAGAATTAACAACTCTGTAGTTGGTTATATTTGCGTTCGTAATACGGTTAGAAATCTTTTTGATTTAGATCTTAAAATTGTAGATGTTTTATCAGGAATTTTGTCCTTAGAAATGCAAAAATGCAACTTTTATTATGGCACTTGCGAAGCTCAATTTGAATACCTTTTAATTGATCTAATAGAAAAGCCTATTGATAATGCTGAATATTCTAAAGAACTCTTTAATCAATTAGGACGTCCTCTTTACTCTAACCTTTGGTTCTTAATAATTTCAAGTACTAATAAAGATGTTCTTAATTCTTCTAAAATAAATTATTTAAAAAATCAACTTCAAATTATTTTTCCAACAGATTTAATAGCCTACTACAATCAGCATTTAACTATACTTATTAGCAAAAATTCAAATAATCCTTTTAGTGAATTAGAAGAGTATAAGTTTAAAAATTTTTTGAAGTTTAATTGTTTTACAGTATCTTTAAGTTACTGCTTTACTAATATTTCACAGCTACGTGAATATTATCTTCAAGCATATAAATTATTGAGTTCTTCAAGTATAATTAAAGCTGCTAAAAAAGAAGACAGAACTATAATTTATTATGAAAATAAAGTAACAGATGCTTTACTATCCTACTGCACAGATAAAAAATTTTTATTTGCTTCAATTCATCCAGATATTCTTTTTTTAATAGAGCACGATAAAAAATCCAAAAGTGAATTATTCCTAACCTTAAGTACATATTTAAAGCAAAACCGTAATGCAATGAAAGCCTCAAAAGAACTTCATATACACAAAAGTACATTTTTTTACCGTTTAAATAAAATTGAAGAGCTGCTTAATTTGTCCTTAGACAATTATGAACGATTATATAACTATGAACTTTCCCTTCACATTATTGATTACTTAAATATGTAA
- a CDS encoding YncE family protein — translation MFKSKYIRVAVSLLALILTFAACSNVTTDKKNTNMKNVVSYLYTANESGSVSKIDLSTNKVVETIKDKGTPHNVQVSPNRKVVAYTSPVKMEKGQTEHGSMGMNGSAVFYDAESGKLIKKVEVGVHPAHIVFTQDGKYVLVTNNEDNNVSIIDTNTYKLRANVAVGKGPHGFRISSDNKFAYIANMGEDTVSVVNIKEQKEIRKIKVGNTPVTTGITKDGKTLVATINSENAVAIVDLATDKIEKIAVGVGPVQLYLDSNDKYVYVANQGNEDKPSNTVTKVDLESKKVTATIQTGKGAHGIVLSPDNKYSYVTNMYEATVSIIDNSKNKVITTIPVDKEPNGISFKK, via the coding sequence ATGTTTAAATCAAAATACATTAGAGTTGCAGTAAGCTTATTAGCTTTGATTTTAACTTTTGCAGCTTGTAGTAATGTGACTACCGATAAAAAAAACACAAATATGAAAAATGTTGTTTCATATTTATATACTGCAAATGAAAGTGGGAGTGTATCAAAAATAGATTTATCTACAAATAAAGTGGTGGAAACAATTAAAGACAAAGGTACTCCACATAATGTTCAAGTTTCTCCAAATAGAAAGGTAGTGGCTTATACCTCACCTGTTAAAATGGAAAAGGGACAAACAGAACACGGAAGCATGGGTATGAATGGATCAGCAGTATTTTATGATGCCGAGTCAGGAAAACTTATAAAAAAGGTTGAGGTAGGTGTACATCCTGCACATATAGTGTTTACTCAGGATGGAAAGTATGTTTTAGTAACTAATAATGAGGATAATAATGTGTCTATAATTGATACAAATACTTATAAATTACGTGCTAATGTAGCTGTAGGTAAAGGACCTCATGGATTTAGGATTTCAAGTGACAATAAATTTGCTTATATAGCCAATATGGGTGAGGATACAGTTAGCGTGGTGAATATAAAGGAACAAAAGGAGATTAGAAAAATCAAGGTAGGTAACACTCCTGTTACAACAGGAATAACAAAGGATGGAAAAACCTTAGTTGCAACAATTAACAGCGAAAACGCTGTAGCAATAGTAGATTTAGCTACAGATAAAATTGAAAAGATTGCCGTAGGAGTTGGGCCAGTTCAACTGTATTTAGATTCTAATGATAAATATGTTTATGTAGCTAACCAAGGTAATGAAGATAAACCATCAAATACTGTTACAAAGGTTGATTTAGAGAGTAAGAAGGTTACAGCAACTATACAAACAGGGAAGGGAGCCCATGGAATAGTACTAAGTCCGGATAACAAATATTCATATGTAACCAATATGTACGAAGCGACAGTTAGTATAATAGATAATTCTAAAAATAAAGTAATTACAACAATACCAGTTGATAAAGAGCCGAATGGCATAAGCTTTAAGAAATAA
- a CDS encoding carbon-nitrogen hydrolase family protein translates to MKNLKVALLQLMPEDTLDGNLQKGLKYCRKCNEMGVDIALFPEMWSVGYNIPEDIDELKANSVFADSAFVNSFSNLAKDLNMAIGITFLENYNPLPRNTLCLFDRFGNNVFTYAKIHTCDFGDECRITAGNDFYVARLDTEQGNVKIGAMICYDREFPESARILMLKGAEIILVPNACPMEINRISQLRARAYENMVGIATVNYPKGNLDCNGHSSAFDGIAYKPSGLGSRDMLMIEAGEQEGIYIADFPIDEIRDYRSREVHGNAYRHPQKYKLLLSECIEEPFIRKDYRK, encoded by the coding sequence ATGAAAAATCTTAAAGTAGCCTTATTGCAGCTTATGCCTGAAGATACTTTAGACGGCAATCTACAAAAGGGATTGAAATATTGCAGAAAATGTAATGAAATGGGTGTAGATATTGCATTGTTTCCTGAAATGTGGAGCGTTGGCTATAACATTCCAGAAGATATTGATGAATTGAAAGCAAACTCTGTATTTGCTGATAGTGCATTTGTCAATTCATTTAGCAATCTTGCGAAAGATCTCAATATGGCTATCGGAATAACCTTCCTTGAAAATTATAATCCATTACCAAGAAACACCTTGTGCTTGTTTGATCGTTTTGGTAACAATGTATTTACATATGCAAAGATACACACTTGTGATTTTGGCGATGAGTGTAGAATTACTGCAGGCAATGATTTTTATGTTGCTAGGTTAGACACTGAGCAAGGCAATGTAAAAATAGGTGCAATGATTTGCTATGACAGGGAATTTCCAGAAAGTGCTAGAATCCTTATGTTAAAAGGTGCTGAGATTATTTTAGTACCAAACGCTTGCCCTATGGAGATAAACCGCATATCACAGTTGCGGGCAAGAGCCTATGAAAATATGGTTGGCATTGCAACTGTCAATTATCCAAAAGGTAACCTTGACTGCAATGGCCATTCTTCAGCGTTTGATGGAATTGCATACAAACCTTCTGGCCTTGGTTCAAGGGATATGCTTATGATAGAAGCTGGTGAACAAGAGGGAATTTATATAGCCGACTTTCCTATCGATGAAATCAGAGATTATAGAAGTCGTGAAGTACATGGCAACGCATACCGACATCCACAAAAATACAAATTACTTCTTTCTGAATGTATTGAAGAGCCATTTATTAGAAAGGATTATAGAAAATAA